Within the Zea mays cultivar B73 chromosome 10, Zm-B73-REFERENCE-NAM-5.0, whole genome shotgun sequence genome, the region tactatttaaatcaaaactttaaaaagtcttgcagtactcagggtgtttgttatttttcctaagtagttcatattatttagaacctagcaaaattagtttgaccaaatttggttgggtAAAATTCGAGTTATGAAATTTGCAAGTTCTGTATCcatttaaaagaataaacatTAAAAGGTTTAAGGAAAAATCAGTTTGCACCGAGACCCCTGGGATTTCCCTTAACTAATCCTTTAAACTGTGCCCCTGCGgaactattcctctgagtcactgactTCGCAAAAACCCCCTTGGCCTTTTCTTCTTTCAACCCGGGCTCCTTTCCCCTTGTAACAGTAACCGCggagaggaaaaagggtggcgcggcttaccggcggtgagggaggtccggtgaagggctgGGAGagatccgggaggtcctggcggtcacatcgAGGTGCGGTTCattgacggtgatggccggaataggtCTGACCGCGTGCGCAAGCGGTCGGGCTTGTCGGCGACGGTTgctccggcctggtcacggcggtagggctcaatcaaatggcacagggagcttcacgggatgccaAGGGTGATATAGGTACAAGGAATCGACGAATGGattaccgtggagctcggtctacgtgcgacagcgaccggttgaagtccggcgacgtcgatcTGGCGCCTCCGGTGAGGTATAGTTCAATCCctggctcggggagcttcactgaggtccgtagaagctaacccgagggtcggacgggatgGGGAGTGGCTagtttggccggtctacggtggtcgtgGCTTGCGCGGCCGCTAGCACGCCGCTCTCTGGGCAAACGTCGGCGAACTTGTGCTCGGATTGGGTCAGGGACGTGCaggggtgtacggtcgaggccagggtggcttttatagccgcgggcgtgggcgcggggTTGACACGGCACGGGCTGCGCGCGTGGGCGGAGCGCCGAGAGCGTGCTCTGGCGTCGCCAGGGCGCGTTGAACACGTGGTCGTGTTCATCTGCCCGAGTTCTTGCACCTGCAAAGCTCCAAAACGTGCGAATCTAGCCAAGTGTCTTGTGCAagatctcttcctggcacctagggctagctagtttgtgtaagttccAATGGAAGGTCTGCCCTAGTTTACAAGATATgtgggcgccaagtcttgtctgtctgcactgttcaccagcgacaaaactgatgccaaaccatgtcaaacgacattggtttgatttcaaatttttcaggggtgtgccttgggtaatttggccactttttgctatttggtccaattggttttggcgccagcacaaaggtgaacacATCTGATCTTTAGGCTAGGGTTGGTTTTGAGACTTAGAGAAATTTTTTTGATGGCTCTATTGTGCTCTTCACTTGGTGAACTGATTTggggtttttgttgggcctttttgtaatatcttCCTTAATACATTTTGTAGATTTTCTAATgtacttcatctttggtaaaggTTTCCTTTCATGATTTGGCCATTTTCCCACTCTTTCCCCTTTAATCCCATGTTTAGGGTTTAATGGCTTAAGAGGGGAATTAGGGTTTTGGAATCTTTTTCATGAGTGAAAATGTATGAAGACTAGGGTTTCTTTCTTGTTATGATCAATACTTAGCTTAATCATGATTCTAAGCTTTTAGTGCCTTCACTTTCCAATTTAGCATAAAGGATAAGTAGGACATAAATGTGTTCATTGAgctagggccttgggtaacacctggggtgttacatgcgCTCCTAGTCCGGACGATCCGCCCCTGCACATAAACGGTTGAAATCGCAACTGTCAgtggtaacggctatatcaacggctataagtgcattaaatgtgtcgtcgGATATTAAATAATGCAGTCGCGGATGGTCCGGCTGTGCACCCCGGATAggcgctaaaaatgcatttttcCGAACCTGTCACCTTTGGGTTTCTCTGGTTTTTCAAcgagcggaccgtccgcacctgaggccggacggtccgagcttgGTCCTGGATGGTTCTCTCTTCTCGTTCGGACAGTCTGTAGTGTAAATGCGAGTTTTGCATAATTTCTGTCCGAGGCACACCTTGGTGTCGCAGACAGTCTGCCGGAatgggccgaacggtccgcgcataGGTGAATTCTCTAAAACGTTTCTCCTatccggaataatctatggtatcCCGGACAGTCGGCTTAGAATTGATATAGAtagacttatgcacctgagaattaatcaactaggcaaactagttagtccataagatttgtgatggtcgtcaagcaccaaaatcaattatagaaaatggttaaggtaatttccctttcacaaactaTGTGAATCAAACTAAAGCTTGATTGATCTCAACATTCATATCAAGAAGATATTGAAGCAAGGATCATAATATTGAAGAAATAGTTGTCATCAATTGCTTAATGGTCATCCAATAAATGATGTGGCTTAAGGGTGGATCAATAAGGTGAATATGGCAAGGAATGGGCTTTGAGGGACTAAGCAAAGGTGAAGGAAAAGCGACAGCTTGGAGACCAAGGTGCCATAGCTAAGGTGAAAAAGAGAGTACTTGGATTGAGTCAAGGTACTAATCGAGTTATGAGTCATTATGTAGAGAATCAAATCATTATTGCATCATAAGTAgaagtgacttgaagccatgaattGAACTCATGTGTTGAAATGTTTCAACTCACATGCTCAAGGTTTATTTGCTCAGAAGAATTGAGACAAATATAGTTGCAACACTTATGAACGAACTTTCAGAAGAAATGGCACATAAAGACATTGAAAACTCAAGTGGTTGCAATAGACATGTTCTATTGATCTTGAGTACAAGTATGTCATATTATTAAGACAATGCAACATGAATCATAGACAAGTCTCAAGTGCTCAAACTAACCTAACCCAAGAACAAACCTGAGAGAAACACAATTCCAAACCATGTCTGAACTCTCCTCAACCACTCTCTTTGTGAGGGTGAGTGATTAGTGTATGATTAAGTGTTGTTTTGAGAGATTAACTATTAAAGAGTAAAAGAGAGCAAGGCAAATATTGTTCATAAATACAACACAAGTTTTATTTGTTGTTAATTTTCAAACATTCCTATTCACCCTCCTTTAGACGACATCAATATCCTTTCATATAGCAGGCGACAAAAAAACTCTAATGGTGTCATAGGAGCTCACTTGTGAGTGTTACAAGTGTGTAGTCCTTTAATAATAACTATATTTAAGGTAGAAGTTATAAAAGCCCCTATTGTAGGACATATGAGGTATTTAAAGTTTATTGAAGTTACTAGGGAGTTGATGCTCCATTGGAGTGCTTTGGCCACCAAAAGTGCTTAAGGAATTATTAGATGGATAGCATAGTACTTTATGAAGTGTTTAGGGTAATTAGACCACCACATTAGTGCATTGCTGTAGACTTAGGTTGAGTGTTTAATACCTTTTGTCACTCAGTGCTTGTGGGCGTTATTGTTGTACACTAGTGGCTTTTAGTCTAATAATATCACCACTGTGTTTATGGAGTGGTTGTCTTGCTCATACTCGAGAACAAGGTCCATAGCATTTGGGACAGAAGCTTGATAGTGATATTACTCACTTGCATGTGGGCAATGATCCACATGCTCCACGAAGATATCTGATCAAAATCTTGACCCTTACGACAACATCCTTGCAAGGGGTCCTAATGATGACTAACAGAAAATGCGAGATTTTAAATACTCAGAAAAAATATCATTGTCAACATTGCCTTATATTAATGCTGAGAGCAAAGACGTGCTTCTAGCATGTCCACATCGACTTTTAATCCTTAGTCGTCCGATTGTATCTCAACAGCAAGGAACGAAAGCAGTGGCCAAAGGAGCTTTTGTGTGTATGCACATATTTGCACCAATTTCCAGATGTAGTCCAGCATGCCTGCCTTCTCCCTTGCGAGACCTGGAGCTGATCTGGAACACACAGCCACGTCCTACCCATGGCCGGCTCTAGTCATAGAGCCACTAGGGCGGCTGCCCTAGGCCCCCAAATCCTAGAGGTCCCAACTCCTACAGTTTATTATATAACTAATATTGAGAGTTTTAAAGTTAAGCTTGCGAGAATCACCTATGTCTTCTATAGAGATTTTTTAGTATGTCAATTTAATGAATTCATACCATAATGTTCATATAGCTTATCGAATCTTATTTACTATATATGTCATGGTGACATCAACTACTTGAGATCTAAATCTCCCAAGAATGATTGAATGGTTTGGCCATCTTATGTATCGAGAAAAAAAATATTAGATAAGATTGATATCAACATAATCATTGATGACCACTCAAAAAAATGTTAGAAGAAACTTTTGAGGCATTGTAAAATTTATTTGGTATAATATTTTGATATTACAATAATTGTTATCTATATAATGTAAGATTATATATATGTATACTGAAAAATGTTATACTTATATAGGAGGCCCAATTTTTATGTTCGCTCTAGGCCATCATCGAAATCTCAACTTCGGTCGGACTCCTACCTAGGTCCTTGCtttatttcttttcttctttctcttgGTGAAATTCATGGTAGCTTTCCTTTTTTACTGAGTCTACATAATAGTTCGTGCTGGTGCATTCGTGCACTAGGAATACACGTAAGTGTTGATACATGCACGCAAACACACATATtattacttggaaaacattggacACGCACACACAACAGATAATGTGTTGTGTTGTGATTGTTTATCCATTTTTAACTGAATGTTTTGATAATATATTTACTACCAGTCTACCACATAATATACAGATCTATTTGCTTATAGTGATAAATGCTCCTTTGACCTAACACTTTATTTGATAAAATCTACGAAATAAAATCTGTGATACTTATACAGATTCACATCCAACTCTAACCTTCTGAAACACAAGATAAATACTACTTTGACCTAACACTTCCTTGTACGTTAACATAATACTATCTCCATCCTAAAATATATTTCTTTCTAGCCTTCTTTTTTCCatccacattcgaatgaatggtaaTAAATGTAGACATACATAAAAACTACATTTGTAGGTTAATTGATGAATGTATGTTTATTCTCATACGGAGAGTACATCGCACTAAGATCCAACTAATAGATCTACCCAATTGTTATATCTTTCGTATAGATATATTATTTGCAATACATATGAACAACTTGTTTAGAAAGATAACAGTTTTCTTAAGACTTATGTTACCAAAATGTTTTCTACGTGTGTGTGTGACGCACGCTAATTACTAGTAATTTTGTATTTCTATCTGTCAGGGCCTAAGAGGCCTACGGAGGGGCTGCGACAGCAGCAGCCGTGGGCCCTCaaggggattagataaggattgTTAAAGATAAGATtaaaagattagttgagattatttaggagattagttgagattatctaggaaggttatcagttagtagtttgttgagagtttttaggagataaggatctctagctagataggggcggccaaccggtctatttatgtaatcaatgaatgagaaataaagcaggcaagaattagaagggagaaaccctcctcttgctcggtcGTGGACAAAGGCCTCCGACCGACGTTTCTGCCCATCCATAcacctctccaatccctcaccgatctagcgaccataacactATCTCATTTAAGTTTTTGCACTTAATTGCTTTCTTGGTTGCATGCTTTACATTCGTAGTCTAGCCTACTAGTTAAGTGGTAGGATAGAAACCCAGGACACAAAACTATTTTGCGGTACATGCAGACAGTTAGCAAAACTTTAATTGCGGATTTTAGTCAGAAATATTGTATAGTTTTTTCGTAGAAAAGAGAAGCCAAGTTTAGTTTTAAGACGCCTGGTCTAACTTTCCTCTTAGGCGTTAGGACCCGTTTACGGTGGATAAAAACAATTAGGAACTGAATTCGAGTCAGAGAGGAAATGATGAAATGGCAACAAGAAGAATTATGTGGTTAATATTTGTAGCTCTGCTGTTTTATGGGTTATATAGAAACTAAGAAATAATGTTTTTGGGCAACACACTGGAGGAACATAGGGGAGATGCTAGGGATGATTGCAAGGACACTAGAGTGTTATGCAAGGAAGAACATCACTACATCAGCAGCAGCTGGACTCTGGATAGCATGGTACAAAAGCTGGACTCTAGACAGCATGGTGCAAAACATCAGAGGTATGGTGGAATTCGAGTAGCAGGAGGCACATAAGCAAGCGTTACAGGGGACTGACCTGGATAGTATTAGTGAGATTTTTATGGTTCATAGATAGCTCCAGTTATTAAATTGTTAATCCGGGCTAGCTCCAGTGATTTAGGCGGACATGTCATCGATGCTGGACGCTCGATTTATTCATCCAATAAAACAGGGGACTTCCCTTTTCTTAAAAAAAAAAGATCATGACAAAGGATGTGTTGCCTACATAAACCATACCATCAACCAATGCCCTGCGGTGCAAGGAAAGCTGAAAAGTTTAAGTGAATGGTAATTAGATCAGCATCAGCCTACCCTTACTGGAAAGGAAATACTGAACCAGCATATAGCTACCATAAATGACCCCTGTTGCATTCTACATTTGTTACTTCTTTTCTAACACAACCAAGCAAATAGAACAAAAATATTTGGATATTCCCAAAAGTACGTGTATATATACCATCCACGATGAGAGTATATTCGATCTCATGTAGATTGGGGTAGGCTAGATGAGACCACACAAGTCACACAAATAGATGGCAAAATGTTGAATAGAAAAAGTATCAGTGATAATATAGTAATAATAGAAGTAATAAGCACACAGAAGACAGCATTATTATGCATATTGAGGTACGATTGGCCAAGGTTCAACGACTCCATTTCTAGTTATTTGACCTCCAAATTATTACATCAAATGAACTCATCAGCATCACTCCAGCTCTTTGACCTTCTTCTTGAGGTTAGACAGCATGATTTCCACGAAATCTGCCAAGAGGGCATCTCCAGAATGCACGAGGAAGATCAGATTGTCTGTATTACCCAATGGCTCAGGAAGATACGCGTTTGAAGAACTAGCACTGCTCTTGGAACTCGAAGGAATGGCATAGCTCCCACCTGCTTGCCGTGTGAGCCCTATGCGCACAAACAGCAGTTCCTCCATCTCCATCAGCCATGGCTGCTGGTGCTTTCCCTGTGTTGCATCTCCGGCAGTGACACCATAATAGTCAGTAGAAAGCTTGTATTGATTCTCCGCTTCTCCTCCAAGTATCAGCTTCTCAATCTTACGTCGATCAAGCAGGTCCTTGAAGAAGCATGAAAGTGCAACAATGGCATCACTGACCTCTTCCAGTGATCCAGAGAACATTGAGATGGCCCAAACAGCAGCGGCGCATACCAGTGGTGACTTCACATGCCGGAGCGCCCTTAGTAGACCTTTCAGAAGTGGGCCTCGCAACGACTGGTCGGGATTCATGATGTCTATGATGTACAGAATACTATCAATGAACACACTGTACTTGGGATCTAGTGTGAATTCTACAATACACCCCGGAAAAGCAGCATGGCATTCTCTGATCGCCTCCTCTAGCATCTTGTGGTACTCGATATGGATGTTAGCAGCCCTATTCAGCTCATTATCAAGGAGCAATAGCACAGCACTGATGTTCCTTGGAGTGAGGAGCCTCACCATCAGGTTCAGAAGATTCTTTCGAACAGCAAGATTGCAATTTGATAAAGCTGCTAGGACATCCACAGCAAGGTCACTAAACCCTGGGTGGTGGACCATGGTCGTACTTACTTGCTTCAGCCTACCAAGCATCGCAACCATGCTGCTTACCTCAAGTGGTGATTGTGGTGACACTGTTGCAAGCATATGGCAATAGGCTCTTGCAATGGCAAATGAAAATCCTGGAACAACAGGGGGCAAAGAGAGCAGGGCATCTGCACATGCACACACCACAGTGCTGTACGGTGACAACATCAGTGAGGCGAAGGCTGTGACACACCTTGTGTCACTGATGTTTACCGGTGAGAGACGGAAGAAAGTACATATGATTTTGACTGCAGACAATTGATCCTGGACTGTCCACAGCCTCACCATATTTGAATCACGCTGAATACGGCGAAGGCCTTGATCCATAAAACAACACCAGATGGCATGGAGAGCCTCACCACGAGCTGAGGAATCCATGTTCATGCGGTTCTTGATGACGGCCACCCTGATTGCCTTTAGAGTAAAGGAAACACACCTCTTGATGGCAGAGTCATGGTCAGGCTTCTCCAGATTGGAAGCAAGACCAGCGATCAGGCGGCACAGAAGCTGGGGTTCAGGGATTTTACCTCCAGCAATCAACGCCGAGGCTTGATTCACGGCAGAGACGTTAGCCACCAAGTTCTCAGACTCAAGATCGGCCACGATCTTCCCGAAGTCACCGCATGGCGCAGTGTTCTCCATGGCCATGAGAGCAAAAGGGGAATTCTCAACCACTTGGTTCAACTTTTTTTGGTATGTTTTGGGCTTGGTGATACTGTGTGTAGCGCGTGGTCTATATCACGCGTTTGACGTTTGTCTTCTGCCAGAAAGGTTATAGATAGCATTAAATATTTACGTTTGCGGTGAGCTGTATCCAGAATTTTGCTTAAGCTGTACTTGATTTATTATTTGGAATGCAATACAAACAACGGAATGCTTCACATACAACACATTTGTAAAACTGCATTCAAGACAGGTACCCAACCCCTATGATTAATAAGTGAATTTCCACCCGAGTGATTTAACTGTTTAATTCCCTTGGTGTAATGTGGTTGTACAAATGGTTGGCAACACTCAACCAACATGTGGTGTGCAACTCATACAATTCTATCTGGCATGGCTCAAGCGAGTCATAACACAGCAAAAAGAACTTTATAGGCAAGTTATATCATAGAAATGGTTGTCATTAtttaagatatatatatataatgcaaGCCTAATTTCAATTTCAAATTATGTACATTGAAATCACAAAATTTTATTTGAATATTCAGATAAAGTAAGCAATAGTGGTAAGAAATGTTTGACTTGCAATGGCCAACTTAACATATTATAAGTTACTGTTCCAACAGTAGATATACAATTATGCTCTAAACATTAGCTGTTGCATATCAAACTACATCAAAATTGATCTTACCATTAGGAATTATATGGACATTCATCCAAATTTCTTGTAACATACCGGTTTTTGTCGTTTTATAAAAAGACCAACTTTCACGAAAAAACTGCATGAATGTGTGTAAACAGTTGGTCAAACATAAGTTAACTTTTCCACCTTGTCTCACTTTCAAACCACAATTTCAAAATCGTTTGCAACACAAATCCTTATAGTGATGTTGACCAAGTCAACACTATGATAAAGGTGAATCAAAAATAAAATAATTTCGAGAAAAAAAACTTTGTCTAAATTTGAGCCTACACTCGAATTCAACATGCAACTCTCACAAGCATTTTCTATTATTTATAAAATGAAACCTAATAACTCTCTCTCTCATCTTTTTCAAAAGAAACTATTAAATCAGGTAGTGCTCTTCACAAAGTGTAATTGCTTGAGTATTCGATTCGTATTTTGGATTAGGTTTTGGCTTTGGGTTAGAGTTTGTTTTCTCTAAAACAACAGAGCTGAAAAATAAGGAAACCCTCCTTCCTTCTCTATCCGGCCTGCAGCCAGCTTGGCGGTTGGCCCACTCTGCCTCCTCCCTGCTGTGGCCCACCACCCCCACCAGCCCAACTACACGCTGACCCAGCAGCCCAGACTTCACCTCAGCCAGCAGGTGACCCAAACCACCAAGCAGCCCATGCAGCCCAGCTCCCACAGCCTGCCAGGCCGGCCGCCAGCGCCCTAGGGAAACCCTAGGCGCGGGTGCTCCTGGGAGGGAGCCATCACCACCGTATCTTCGCTCTATGGTTGCGCCCTTAGCATTCGTGCCACTCCCGATAGCTCCCTGGAGCCCTCCCTAATGTGTGCTACGTGACCTCGCCAAACATGGATGGCGAGGATGGTCGCCTCCTTTAAATTTCATGTGCTTCAATTAGTTTCCCCTCTCCAAACCTCAAATGGTGAAGTGGGACATGTGCTTCAATTTATGTATGCAACAACTGTGTATAATATTATACCAACTTATCTAATATACCAGCTTTGAATTTGTCTATTGGATGTCTATTTCCGAATTAAGTTTCTATCTCCCGTTCGTTTCCGTCAAATTCCATTCGTATTAGTTCATTTTCGTCTGCATGTCCTGATCCTATTTTCGATTTTAACTTATCCAAACGTGATTCATCCCTCCCCCTATACCCGGGTATGGTCGGTCCTTGTGCAACAACATTATCACATACCTTTTAGGTTGCAGCTGTCAGATGAAAAGTTGACCATGTTGATCATCATTTTATCCAAATTGTGTCCGGAGTTATTGAATTTCTCTGTCCTAAGACCGTCTGCAGCAGTCTACCCATAGTTTACCCAAAAGCACTGTTTTGTACTATAGATTGCGCTGTTCGCAGAGTAGAGTTTGAATATGGGTATGGGGAtgggtaagctgctggagatagtctaAGATGCCTGAAAAAGAATAATCAATGCTTTAGGAGCTTCTTGGATCCAGCCAGCTTACATTATGTAGTTCAATCTAGAAATGCAATGCTACTATGTAGTTCAATCTAGAAATGCAATGCTAATATGCAGCCGGCAATTTAAACAAACCATGAATACTAAAGAGAGTTTGGTAGTAtgcttaaaatttcctcaaagaaaTGCACCTTTCTTAGAGCCTGTCAGTAGAAGAAACCCACGCCTGTAGAACTGCAAGCCAACATACCTCTCATGCACCTCTGTGGCAAGTGCGGTCTTGCCGGAGCCACGGATTCCCATGATGGAGATCATCTTGGGCTGCTTTATTTTCTTTAGGCCCACTGACTCATCGATCAAATGTTGTACAAGCCTGTCCCTAGGATCACCGAT harbors:
- the LOC100383061 gene encoding uncharacterized isoform X1; amino-acid sequence: MAMENTAPCGDFGKIVADLESENLVANVSAVNQASALIAGGKIPEPQLLCRLIAGLASNLEKPDHDSAIKRCVSFTLKAIRVAVIKNRMNMDSSARGEALHAIWCCFMDQGLRRIQRDSNMVRLWTVQDQLSAVKIICTFFRLSPVNISDTRCVTAFASLMLSPYSTVVCACADALLSLPPVVPGFSFAIARAYCHMLATVSPQSPLEVSSMVAMLGRLKQVSTTMVHHPGFSDLAVDVLAALSNCNLAVRKNLLNLMVRLLTPRNISAVLLLLDNELNRAANIHIEYHKMLEEAIRECHAAFPGCIVEFTLDPKYSVFIDSILYIIDIMNPDQSLRGPLLKGLLRALRHVKSPLVCAAAVWAISMFSGSLEEVSDAIVALSCFFKDLLDRRKIEKLILGGEAENQYKLSTDYYGVTAGDATQGKHQQPWLMEMEELLFVRIGLTRQAGGSYAIPSSSKSSASSSNAYLPEPLGNTDNLIFLVHSGDALLADFVEIMLSNLKKKVKELE